In a single window of the Agrobacterium vitis genome:
- a CDS encoding 2-dehydro-3-deoxy-phosphogluconate aldolase — protein sequence MTAKTDRLLAVLKLQPVVPVLIIDDVDTAVPLARALVAGGLKAIEITMRTPAALEAISRVAAEVEGAVAGAGTILNPAHFEAALKAGSQFIVSPGTTPELLAAAAGSDVPLLPGAATASEVMTLREKGYEVLKFFPAEQAGGAAYLKSLSSPLAGTLFCPTGGISLKNARDYLSLPNVVCVGGSWVAPKELVAAGDWAGITKLAVEACALKG from the coding sequence ATGACTGCGAAGACGGACAGATTGCTGGCGGTGCTCAAGCTTCAGCCAGTTGTTCCCGTGCTGATCATCGACGATGTCGACACTGCCGTGCCGTTGGCGCGGGCCCTGGTGGCGGGTGGGCTGAAAGCCATCGAAATCACCATGCGCACGCCAGCCGCGCTGGAAGCGATTTCCCGGGTGGCCGCCGAGGTCGAGGGCGCCGTGGCCGGTGCCGGGACCATTCTCAACCCCGCCCATTTCGAAGCCGCGCTGAAAGCCGGGTCGCAGTTCATCGTCAGCCCCGGCACCACGCCGGAATTGCTGGCCGCTGCCGCCGGTTCCGATGTACCGCTGCTGCCGGGCGCTGCCACGGCCAGCGAAGTGATGACCTTGCGCGAAAAGGGCTATGAGGTTTTGAAATTCTTCCCCGCCGAACAGGCAGGTGGAGCGGCCTATCTGAAATCGCTGTCCTCACCGCTGGCAGGCACGCTGTTTTGCCCGACAGGCGGCATTTCTCTGAAGAATGCCAGGGACTACCTGTCGCTGCCCAACGTGGTCTGCGTTGGCGGCTCCTGGGTGGCGCCGAAAGAGCTGGTTGCTGCGGGCGATTGGGCAGGCATTACCAAGCTGGCCGTTGAGGCCTGTGCGCTGAAGGGCTAA
- a CDS encoding OmpW/AlkL family protein, with product MSTNRTLGLIALAPLAFASLSLATPMASAADLTAAANAPQAESLLTPYSPWQVRARALAVVPNDGGSVDGISGSDLSYSNSVTPEVDFSYFFNRNIAAELILGTTSANVNAGGSIGSLGKLGKVWILPPTVTLQYHFTDFGKFQPYIGAGVNYTMFYNQSATGSASKLDVKNTFGGAVQVGFDYMINDKWGVNFDVKKYYLRPDFEAVVGGSKVKGTAKLDPWLIGAGVTYRF from the coding sequence ATGTCAACGAACCGGACCCTTGGCTTGATAGCGCTTGCGCCCCTTGCTTTCGCATCGCTGTCTTTGGCAACGCCGATGGCCTCTGCGGCAGATCTGACAGCGGCGGCAAACGCTCCGCAAGCCGAATCGCTGCTGACGCCCTACAGCCCCTGGCAGGTTCGCGCCCGTGCTCTGGCCGTGGTGCCCAATGATGGTGGCTCGGTGGATGGCATTTCCGGTTCCGATCTGTCCTACAGCAATAGCGTCACGCCGGAAGTCGACTTCAGCTATTTCTTCAATCGCAACATCGCTGCCGAACTCATTCTCGGCACGACGTCTGCGAACGTCAATGCCGGGGGCTCGATCGGTAGCCTGGGCAAGCTGGGCAAAGTCTGGATCCTGCCACCAACGGTGACGTTGCAATATCACTTCACCGATTTTGGCAAGTTCCAGCCCTATATCGGCGCGGGCGTCAACTATACGATGTTCTACAATCAGTCGGCGACTGGTTCCGCCTCCAAGCTCGATGTCAAGAATACGTTCGGTGGTGCCGTGCAGGTCGGTTTCGACTATATGATCAACGACAAGTGGGGCGTTAACTTCGACGTCAAGAAATACTATCTGCGCCCGGATTTCGAGGCCGTCGTCGGCGGCTCCAAGGTCAAGGGCACGGCCAAGCTTGATCCATGGCTGATCGGCGCCGGTGTGACCTACCGTTTCTGA
- a CDS encoding DUF1007 family protein, with the protein MNIARPLLLAGFLVAGFLGLSAPSAFAHPHVFVQARLEVVAGADNTIKELRNTWRFDEVFSSSVMLDFDKNGDLKLDHSELQDIANTIRSSLGDYGYFTFISASGATVNVAKPQVFNADYKDNQLLVFFIVKPEKPIPIKGNLSFGVHDPTLYTAIDFKQDGDIVETGDALKKCKRTVVRPNPDDVIKQNQASLTEAFFNDPTGTDMGKLFATRLDLAC; encoded by the coding sequence ATGAACATAGCAAGGCCTCTTCTTCTCGCCGGTTTTCTTGTCGCAGGGTTTCTGGGCCTGTCGGCGCCCTCGGCCTTCGCCCATCCGCATGTCTTCGTCCAGGCCCGGCTGGAAGTGGTGGCGGGCGCGGACAATACCATCAAGGAATTGCGCAATACCTGGCGCTTCGATGAGGTGTTTTCCTCCAGCGTCATGCTGGATTTCGACAAGAACGGCGACCTGAAACTCGACCATAGCGAGTTGCAGGATATCGCCAACACCATCCGCAGTTCGCTTGGCGACTACGGCTATTTCACCTTTATCAGCGCCAGCGGCGCAACCGTCAACGTCGCCAAGCCGCAGGTGTTCAACGCCGATTATAAAGACAATCAATTGCTGGTGTTCTTTATCGTCAAGCCGGAAAAGCCCATTCCGATCAAAGGCAATCTCAGCTTCGGCGTTCACGACCCGACCCTTTATACGGCCATAGACTTCAAGCAGGACGGCGACATCGTCGAGACCGGCGATGCGCTGAAGAAATGCAAGCGCACCGTGGTCCGACCCAATCCCGATGACGTGATCAAGCAGAACCAGGCCAGTCTGACCGAAGCCTTCTTCAACGATCCGACCGGCACCGACATGGGCAAGCTGTTTGCAACGAGGCTGGATCTGGCATGCTGA
- a CDS encoding LysR family transcriptional regulator, with protein MDTLTRIRAFIDVVEAEGFSAAARKTGRSKALLSKYVRELEDELGALLLNRTTRQFSMTEAGHTYYRSAADILKEIDNLADLVRENNVGISGKIRITVPRSFTDAEVGQSLIDFALQHPDLSIEIVAEDRFVDLIEEGFDLAIRVTKLEDSGMIARKLADFRSYACASPVFLEKYGPLTHPQDLSKVPVLIDTNTRGHNSLRLRQPDGEAFTVNISGPLEVNSPQTTLRGALSGLGIALLPDFVARRHIESGALISIFEDYMSSGSGIYAVYPHRRYLPAKVRALVDFMHNWFKRNGGCQPRQGTPPSE; from the coding sequence TTGGACACCCTGACCCGCATCCGCGCCTTCATCGATGTCGTTGAAGCGGAAGGCTTTTCTGCCGCTGCCCGCAAGACCGGGCGCTCCAAGGCGCTGCTGTCAAAATATGTCCGCGAGCTGGAGGACGAGTTGGGGGCGCTGCTTCTCAACCGCACCACACGGCAGTTCTCCATGACCGAGGCCGGTCACACCTATTATCGCAGCGCCGCCGACATCCTGAAAGAGATCGACAATCTGGCCGATCTGGTGCGCGAGAACAATGTCGGCATCAGCGGCAAGATTCGCATTACCGTGCCACGGAGCTTCACCGATGCCGAAGTTGGCCAATCGCTGATCGATTTTGCCCTGCAACATCCCGATCTTTCCATCGAGATCGTCGCCGAAGACCGGTTCGTCGACCTGATCGAGGAAGGCTTCGACTTAGCCATCCGCGTCACCAAGCTGGAGGATTCGGGGATGATTGCCCGCAAGCTGGCGGATTTCAGAAGTTATGCCTGCGCCAGTCCGGTTTTTCTGGAGAAATATGGTCCCCTCACCCATCCGCAGGATCTGTCCAAGGTGCCGGTGCTGATCGATACCAATACCCGGGGACACAACAGCCTGCGCCTGCGTCAGCCGGATGGCGAGGCCTTTACTGTCAACATTTCCGGGCCGCTGGAAGTCAATAGCCCCCAGACCACGCTGCGCGGCGCGCTTTCGGGGCTCGGCATCGCCCTGCTGCCGGATTTTGTCGCCCGCAGACATATCGAAAGCGGCGCATTGATTTCGATCTTTGAGGATTACATGTCCTCCGGCAGCGGGATCTATGCGGTCTACCCGCATCGCCGCTACCTGCCCGCCAAGGTCCGCGCGCTTGTGGATTTCATGCACAATTGGTTCAAACGCAATGGCGGATGCCAGCCCAGGCAAGGGACGCCGCCTTCGGAGTGA
- a CDS encoding GNAT family N-acetyltransferase, with amino-acid sequence MQDLKTYRVAAPAPVRLEGHYVLVEPFVREQHLSDLWAGLGGGDAVNQALRYFPNDDFSGVEVFGDWLEGANASGSLITHIFRSKADSSIVGMASLMRPDPKNGVVEVGSVAHGPAMKRSALSSEAHYLLARHVFEDLGYRRYEWKCHNDNEPSKITARRYGFTFEGVFRQHMISKGKNRDTAWFSIIDADWPLVKAGFEAWLDPDNFDADSNQKRRLEDIRSSLRSAT; translated from the coding sequence ATGCAGGATCTGAAGACCTATCGCGTTGCAGCACCAGCGCCAGTGCGGCTTGAAGGCCATTATGTACTGGTCGAGCCCTTTGTCCGTGAGCAGCATCTGTCGGATCTGTGGGCCGGGCTTGGCGGTGGCGATGCCGTCAATCAGGCGCTGCGCTATTTTCCCAATGACGATTTTTCCGGTGTCGAGGTTTTCGGCGACTGGCTGGAGGGCGCCAATGCCAGTGGCAGCCTGATCACCCATATCTTCCGCTCGAAAGCCGATAGTAGCATTGTCGGCATGGCCAGCCTGATGCGACCCGATCCGAAAAACGGCGTGGTCGAAGTCGGCTCGGTTGCGCATGGCCCGGCGATGAAACGTTCTGCCCTATCGAGCGAGGCGCATTATCTGCTGGCCAGGCATGTGTTCGAGGATCTGGGCTATCGGCGCTACGAGTGGAAATGCCATAATGACAACGAGCCGAGCAAGATCACGGCGCGCCGCTACGGCTTCACCTTCGAGGGCGTGTTTCGCCAGCACATGATTTCCAAGGGAAAGAACCGCGATACTGCCTGGTTCTCGATCATCGATGCCGATTGGCCTCTCGTCAAAGCCGGGTTCGAGGCTTGGCTCGATCCTGACAATTTCGATGCCGACAGCAATCAGAAACGGCGGCTTGAGGATATTCGCTCCTCTCTGAGGTCTGCGACATGA
- a CDS encoding phospholipase C: MPLHPRHLHVCAGSILVSASLCLIPTASAAATVNTATPIKHLVVIFQENVAFDHYFATYPKAANVEGEPAFTAAPQTPADIDTLAHAGLLEANPNNTNPGNGPDATAPFRLDRTQAATNSQNHGYTAEQAAYDNFAMDLFPANTGRGTKGAAGAFGTKGQVMGYYDGNTVTALWNYAQNFALNDRSFSTNFGPSTPGAINLVSGQTNGMALPPGYTLEKDGTYAKGEVVPDGNGGWTMISDLDPTGDVCSKGQTALMTGRNIGDLLNEKGLTWGFFEGGFDLTLNNPNGTTGCKRTTTSAITKVDEVDYIPHHQPFQYYPSTANPQHIRPSSVAAIGTSQDGGANHQYDINDFYAVLSNGTLPAVSFLKAPAYQDGHAGYSDPLDEQEFVANVVNKLQQSPEWKDTAVVLLYDDSDGWYDHAHNVVNPSSIPVKGYDVLDGAACGTGTPLPGVNGQPVQGRCGYGTRQPLLVISPYAKQNYVDHTLTDQTSVMRFIEDNWMAGQRLGGGSFDAIAGSLNGMFDWSHARSDTLILDPKTGLKS, encoded by the coding sequence ATGCCTCTTCACCCTCGGCATCTACATGTGTGTGCCGGTTCAATTCTCGTGTCTGCCTCTCTCTGTCTCATCCCCACTGCCTCGGCGGCTGCTACCGTTAATACCGCAACGCCGATCAAGCATCTGGTGGTAATCTTCCAGGAAAACGTCGCCTTCGACCATTATTTCGCGACTTATCCAAAAGCTGCCAATGTCGAGGGTGAGCCTGCCTTTACCGCCGCGCCGCAGACGCCTGCGGATATCGATACACTGGCCCATGCCGGCCTGCTGGAGGCCAATCCGAACAACACCAATCCGGGCAATGGCCCTGATGCGACCGCCCCGTTCCGTCTCGATCGCACCCAGGCCGCGACCAATTCCCAGAACCATGGCTATACCGCCGAACAGGCCGCCTATGACAATTTCGCCATGGACCTTTTTCCCGCCAATACCGGGCGCGGCACCAAGGGCGCAGCCGGTGCCTTTGGCACCAAAGGCCAGGTCATGGGCTATTATGACGGCAATACCGTTACGGCGCTGTGGAACTACGCCCAGAATTTTGCCCTGAACGACCGGTCTTTCTCCACCAATTTCGGCCCCTCGACCCCCGGCGCCATCAACCTCGTTTCCGGCCAGACCAATGGCATGGCCCTGCCACCGGGTTACACGCTGGAAAAGGACGGCACCTATGCCAAGGGCGAAGTCGTGCCTGATGGCAATGGCGGCTGGACAATGATTTCCGACCTCGACCCCACCGGCGACGTTTGCTCGAAAGGCCAGACAGCCCTGATGACCGGTCGCAATATCGGCGACCTCCTGAACGAAAAGGGCCTGACCTGGGGCTTTTTCGAGGGCGGCTTCGATCTGACGCTCAACAATCCCAATGGCACGACCGGTTGCAAGCGCACGACGACATCGGCAATCACCAAGGTCGATGAGGTGGACTACATTCCCCATCACCAACCCTTCCAATACTATCCCTCGACCGCCAATCCCCAGCATATCCGCCCGAGTTCGGTTGCCGCCATCGGCACCAGCCAGGACGGCGGCGCCAACCACCAGTATGACATCAATGATTTCTATGCGGTTCTGAGCAACGGCACTCTGCCCGCCGTCAGTTTCCTGAAAGCGCCCGCCTATCAGGACGGCCATGCCGGTTATTCCGATCCGCTTGATGAGCAGGAATTCGTTGCCAATGTCGTCAACAAGCTCCAGCAATCGCCGGAGTGGAAAGACACCGCCGTGGTGCTGCTTTATGACGATTCCGACGGCTGGTACGACCACGCCCATAACGTCGTCAACCCGTCCAGCATTCCGGTCAAAGGCTATGATGTGCTTGACGGTGCGGCCTGCGGCACCGGAACGCCCTTGCCCGGCGTCAATGGCCAGCCCGTCCAGGGCCGTTGCGGCTATGGCACCCGGCAGCCATTGCTGGTGATCTCGCCTTATGCCAAGCAAAACTATGTCGACCACACCCTGACCGACCAGACCTCGGTCATGCGGTTCATCGAGGATAACTGGATGGCTGGGCAAAGACTGGGCGGCGGCTCCTTCGATGCTATAGCTGGTTCCCTGAACGGCATGTTCGATTGGTCTCATGCCCGCAGCGATACGCTGATCCTCGATCCGAAGACCGGCCTGAAAAGCTAG
- the odc2 gene encoding ornithine/lysine decarboxylase: MTTARILDFINTQRPEGPCLVVDLDVVRDNYGAFRHALPDSAIYYAVKANPEPAILSLLASLGSNFDCASVAEIEMALAAGATAQRISFGNTIKKERDIAKAHALGINLFAVDSHEEVEKIARAAPGARVFCRVLTDGDGAEWPLSRKFGCVPQMAVDVLVYAHQHGLESFGVSFHVGSQMTKVDAWDAALGDAKRVFAQLAKQGIYLQMVNMGGGFPTKYLRDIPSAEAYGQAINASLKKHFGNNIPQTIIEPGRGMVGNAGVIKAEVVLISKKSDNDAHRWVFLDIGKFGGLAETMDEAIRYPIRTAHDGDEMEPCVLAGPTCDSADVMYEKNMYPLPLSLTIGDDVLIEGTGAYTTTYSAVAFNGFEPLKAYVI, encoded by the coding sequence ATGACCACCGCCCGTATCCTCGACTTCATCAATACCCAGCGTCCGGAAGGCCCTTGCCTCGTCGTGGACCTTGATGTCGTGCGCGATAATTATGGCGCATTCCGCCACGCCCTGCCAGACAGCGCCATCTATTATGCCGTCAAGGCAAACCCGGAGCCGGCAATCCTATCGCTGCTCGCATCGCTCGGCTCCAACTTCGATTGCGCCTCCGTGGCCGAAATCGAAATGGCGCTGGCTGCAGGTGCGACCGCCCAGCGGATTTCGTTTGGCAACACCATCAAGAAGGAACGGGATATTGCCAAGGCGCATGCACTGGGCATCAACCTGTTTGCCGTCGACAGCCATGAGGAAGTCGAAAAGATCGCGCGTGCCGCCCCCGGCGCCCGGGTGTTCTGCCGCGTCCTGACCGATGGTGACGGTGCCGAATGGCCTTTGTCGCGCAAGTTCGGCTGCGTGCCGCAGATGGCCGTCGACGTTCTGGTCTATGCCCACCAGCATGGCCTGGAAAGCTTCGGCGTGTCCTTCCATGTCGGTTCGCAGATGACCAAGGTCGATGCCTGGGATGCGGCGCTCGGCGATGCCAAGCGGGTTTTCGCACAGTTGGCCAAGCAGGGCATCTACCTGCAGATGGTCAACATGGGCGGTGGTTTTCCGACCAAGTACCTGCGCGACATTCCGTCCGCCGAAGCCTATGGCCAGGCCATCAACGCCTCGTTGAAGAAGCATTTCGGCAACAACATTCCGCAGACCATCATTGAGCCCGGTCGCGGCATGGTTGGTAATGCCGGTGTGATCAAGGCAGAAGTGGTGCTGATCTCGAAGAAGTCCGACAATGACGCCCATCGCTGGGTGTTCCTTGACATCGGCAAGTTCGGCGGTCTGGCGGAAACCATGGACGAAGCGATACGTTACCCGATCCGCACGGCCCATGACGGCGACGAAATGGAGCCTTGCGTGTTGGCTGGCCCGACCTGCGACAGCGCTGATGTCATGTACGAGAAGAACATGTATCCGCTGCCGCTTTCGCTGACCATCGGCGACGACGTGCTGATCGAAGGCACCGGCGCCTATACCACCACCTATTCGGCGGTGGCCTTCAACGGTTTCGAACCGCTGAAAGCCTATGTGATCTGA
- a CDS encoding tellurite resistance TerB family protein, with protein MIDAKKLLTQFLGSQIPGIGGSVRKRGDDAASYAKSNPWKTGALVSVLLGTKTGRSLAGGALKVGGLALVAGLGYRAYRNYQSGKAPEELRALPELPAPPENSGFDPATSLSNDFALTLIKAMIAAAKADGHIDAGERANIMEKLHVEELGDEAEAFIRAELDNPTDLDALVAAARTEEQKVELYTASRLTIDPDTRAERGYLDLLAGRLGLADGLIDHIEATVAAAKVETPAG; from the coding sequence ATGATCGACGCCAAAAAGCTCCTCACGCAGTTTCTGGGATCGCAGATTCCGGGCATCGGCGGCTCTGTTCGCAAGAGGGGTGATGACGCCGCAAGCTATGCCAAGTCCAATCCCTGGAAGACCGGTGCGCTGGTCTCCGTGCTGCTCGGCACCAAGACCGGACGGTCACTGGCCGGAGGCGCGCTGAAAGTCGGCGGCTTGGCGCTGGTGGCTGGTCTCGGCTACCGCGCCTATCGCAATTACCAGTCCGGCAAGGCCCCGGAAGAGCTGCGCGCCCTGCCGGAACTTCCGGCTCCACCGGAAAATTCAGGCTTTGATCCCGCAACTTCGCTCAGCAATGATTTTGCGCTCACCCTGATCAAGGCGATGATCGCCGCGGCGAAAGCCGATGGCCATATCGACGCAGGCGAGCGCGCCAATATCATGGAAAAACTGCATGTCGAGGAACTGGGCGATGAGGCGGAGGCCTTTATTCGCGCGGAGCTGGACAATCCGACCGATCTCGATGCGCTGGTGGCTGCTGCCCGCACCGAGGAACAGAAGGTCGAACTCTATACGGCCTCGCGCTTGACCATCGATCCCGATACCCGCGCCGAGCGTGGCTATCTCGACCTGCTGGCCGGACGTCTCGGGCTTGCCGATGGGTTGATCGACCATATCGAGGCGACGGTTGCGGCGGCCAAGGTCGAGACGCCGGCTGGCTGA
- a CDS encoding cytochrome-c peroxidase, with product MTLFDEKSRLPLLALALLSLAFAGFGRAAQTLAENPTKTQAGAPDQLSAVAQLGKALFFDQSLSGSGKMSCASCHDPAHHYAPANTQAVQMGGPGLNLPGIRPVPSLAYKIATPAFSVGAENAAEEAQEASPMAEASGTALAAQTAVIAGPVAGQPLVKAVAAADNAVPQGGMFWDGRADSLEDQALGPLLSPFEMANSDAQALYDKIKAGYGAQLTALFGKQITEDHSMALSEIGFALARYQVEEPSFHSYSSKYDAYLRGQAQLTPAEQRGLALFDDPKKGNCASCHLDKRGGDGQMPAFTDYEFEALGVPRNPDIPANSDRLYFDLGICGPMRHDEFSAQTQNCGLFKTPTLRNVAERGVYFHNGVYRTLEAATRFYVARDTDPASIYPKKSDGSIDKFNDMPDAYRGNIDVIDAPMDRKPGQPPALNETEISDVVAFLKTLTDGWGAQQP from the coding sequence ATGACATTGTTTGACGAAAAATCCCGCCTGCCGCTGCTGGCGCTGGCTCTGCTGAGCCTTGCCTTCGCGGGCTTTGGCAGGGCGGCCCAGACATTGGCGGAAAACCCCACAAAGACCCAAGCCGGCGCACCCGACCAGCTCAGTGCCGTCGCGCAATTGGGCAAGGCGCTGTTTTTCGACCAGAGCCTGTCAGGCAGCGGCAAGATGTCCTGTGCCAGCTGCCATGATCCGGCCCATCATTACGCACCGGCCAACACGCAGGCGGTACAGATGGGCGGACCCGGTCTCAACCTCCCGGGCATCCGTCCCGTGCCCAGCCTTGCCTACAAGATCGCCACGCCCGCCTTCTCGGTTGGAGCTGAAAATGCCGCCGAGGAGGCTCAGGAAGCCTCGCCGATGGCCGAAGCCTCCGGCACGGCGCTTGCCGCGCAAACTGCGGTGATCGCCGGGCCGGTCGCTGGCCAACCTCTCGTCAAAGCCGTGGCTGCTGCCGACAATGCCGTTCCCCAGGGTGGCATGTTCTGGGATGGGCGCGCCGACAGTTTGGAAGACCAGGCGCTTGGGCCGCTTTTGTCGCCGTTTGAAATGGCCAATAGCGATGCGCAGGCGCTCTATGACAAAATCAAAGCCGGATATGGCGCCCAGCTGACGGCCTTGTTCGGAAAGCAGATCACCGAGGACCACTCCATGGCCTTGTCGGAAATCGGCTTTGCATTGGCCCGCTATCAGGTGGAAGAACCATCCTTCCATTCTTATTCCAGCAAATATGATGCCTATCTGCGCGGACAGGCGCAGCTTACCCCGGCGGAACAGCGTGGGCTCGCCTTGTTCGACGATCCGAAAAAGGGCAATTGCGCCTCTTGCCACCTGGATAAGAGGGGCGGCGATGGACAGATGCCGGCATTTACCGATTACGAATTCGAGGCGCTCGGCGTGCCGCGCAATCCTGATATTCCCGCCAATTCCGACAGGCTCTATTTCGATCTCGGCATTTGCGGGCCGATGCGCCATGACGAGTTTTCCGCCCAGACGCAAAATTGCGGGTTGTTCAAGACCCCTACCCTGCGCAATGTCGCCGAGCGCGGCGTCTATTTCCACAATGGCGTTTATCGCACGCTGGAGGCGGCCACACGCTTTTATGTGGCCCGTGACACTGATCCAGCCAGTATCTATCCGAAAAAATCGGATGGCAGCATCGACAAGTTCAACGACATGCCAGACGCCTATCGCGGCAATATCGATGTGATCGATGCGCCCATGGACCGCAAGCCCGGCCAACCGCCCGCATTGAACGAGACGGAAATTAGCGATGTCGTGGCTTTTTTGAAAACACTGACGGATGGGTGGGGTGCGCAGCAGCCGTAG
- a CDS encoding nickel/cobalt transporter: MLTHRRVSRTTLLIAVAFAVALPAIFSATLAQAGSPLGIGTAEPSFQMDGPLAGVMLWINTHQQAFYRALTEALRGMRDDPHQLWVLIGLSFAYGVFHAAGPGHGKAVISSYMVANELELKRGIAISIASSILQAIVAIVTVGVMFLALRGSGITLTRATDAMEAASFALVVAFGVWLLVRKLSEIFRHRQPMPVLAFSGGSAGEMPSDGVTAGLFDAPQPVGTKSASSSGTGLRFQADAADSDRHVPRKGEICVDCGRSHLPSPAMVGAEHFSVKEAWSAIVAVGLRPCSGALLVMTFAMLNQLYLGGILSVFAMAAGTAITVSALAIAAVGAKGLAVRLAGHGSHTAYRVGLAIEIGGALFIIVVGSLLLAASLQGYHLSSG, encoded by the coding sequence ATGCTGACGCATCGACGGGTTTCAAGGACCACTCTCCTTATCGCCGTCGCCTTTGCCGTGGCGCTTCCCGCCATATTCTCCGCCACATTGGCCCAAGCAGGCTCGCCACTTGGTATCGGCACCGCCGAACCGTCCTTTCAGATGGACGGGCCGCTGGCCGGGGTGATGCTGTGGATCAATACGCATCAACAGGCTTTCTACCGGGCGCTGACCGAGGCGCTGCGCGGCATGCGCGACGATCCCCACCAGCTCTGGGTCTTGATCGGCCTGTCCTTTGCTTACGGCGTGTTTCATGCCGCCGGTCCCGGCCACGGCAAGGCGGTGATCTCATCCTATATGGTCGCCAACGAGCTGGAGCTGAAGCGTGGCATCGCCATTTCCATCGCTTCTTCGATTTTGCAGGCCATCGTCGCCATCGTCACCGTAGGCGTGATGTTTCTCGCCCTGCGCGGCAGCGGCATCACGCTGACGCGGGCAACCGACGCCATGGAAGCCGCCAGTTTCGCGCTGGTCGTCGCCTTCGGTGTCTGGCTGCTGGTCCGCAAGCTGAGCGAGATTTTCCGACATCGCCAACCCATGCCGGTCCTGGCATTTTCTGGAGGGAGCGCGGGAGAGATGCCATCGGACGGCGTGACAGCGGGTCTGTTCGATGCGCCGCAGCCAGTTGGTACAAAATCCGCATCATCTTCAGGCACCGGCCTGCGCTTCCAGGCCGATGCAGCCGATAGCGACCGTCATGTGCCGCGTAAGGGCGAAATCTGCGTGGATTGCGGCCGCAGCCATCTTCCTTCGCCAGCCATGGTCGGTGCCGAGCATTTCAGCGTCAAAGAAGCCTGGTCGGCCATTGTCGCCGTTGGCCTTCGCCCCTGTTCAGGCGCGCTGCTGGTCATGACCTTCGCCATGCTGAACCAGCTCTATCTCGGCGGCATTCTATCGGTCTTCGCCATGGCGGCGGGAACCGCGATCACCGTCTCGGCGCTCGCCATCGCCGCCGTCGGCGCCAAGGGCCTGGCGGTGCGGCTGGCGGGCCATGGCTCCCATACCGCCTACCGCGTCGGCCTTGCCATCGAAATTGGCGGCGCGCTGTTCATCATTGTGGTCGGAAGCCTGCTGCTGGCCGCCTCACTGCAAGGCTATCACCTGTCATCCGGGTGA
- a CDS encoding GNAT family N-acetyltransferase encodes MTAVINTVRAFFAQPAFKIDAETPADVVAREALLDRAMGPDRRTKSSEKIRRGRVPAEGLALVARDRKGHVIGTVRLWNIEAGVNTEGQVVDALLLGPLAVDASHEGKGVGSQLMRAALMEAKGRGHGAVLLVGDAAYYERFGFFAAKTMHLVMPGPFARDRFLALELIPSWLDGAVGMISASGRKLTAPAHRKAA; translated from the coding sequence ATGACCGCTGTTATCAACACCGTGCGCGCTTTTTTTGCACAGCCCGCTTTCAAGATCGATGCTGAAACCCCCGCCGATGTCGTGGCGCGCGAGGCGTTGCTGGACCGTGCCATGGGGCCGGACCGCCGCACGAAGTCGTCTGAAAAGATCCGCCGTGGCCGCGTGCCTGCCGAAGGGCTGGCGTTGGTGGCGCGTGACCGCAAGGGCCATGTGATCGGCACCGTGCGCCTGTGGAATATCGAGGCCGGCGTCAATACCGAGGGCCAGGTCGTCGATGCGTTGCTGCTCGGGCCGCTGGCGGTCGATGCCTCGCATGAAGGCAAGGGCGTCGGCTCGCAGCTGATGCGCGCCGCCCTGATGGAAGCCAAGGGCCGTGGTCATGGTGCCGTGCTTCTGGTCGGCGATGCCGCTTATTACGAGCGCTTCGGCTTTTTTGCCGCGAAAACCATGCATCTTGTCATGCCGGGCCCCTTTGCCCGCGACCGGTTCCTGGCGCTGGAACTGATCCCCAGTTGGCTGGACGGCGCTGTCGGCATGATCTCGGCTTCCGGCCGCAAGCTGACCGCACCGGCCCATCGCAAGGCGGCATAA